A stretch of Tigriopus californicus strain San Diego chromosome 11, Tcal_SD_v2.1, whole genome shotgun sequence DNA encodes these proteins:
- the LOC131890569 gene encoding solute carrier family 22 member 7-like: MTTKNHLASLIRTTKSSIGKVIWSEDIRSSRHIPQIQETTNPNMSFEIYLSQIGDFHRYQFLLMVFIFYTTFMTGINYYTQIFLFSVPPHECRIPSSSSSSAPSSLFLPASTLLNSSLQFQGSPWQNLAQCQFPTNISLSHSLENGTPTVAVKKLLMDGLGDGDLKWNHCTQGWNYDTSNIFMTVVAEHDWVCENDNKATIITQIFWVGNVVGCFVWGAMNDMMGRKPTVLFSHVVYFLGGIGTYFAHGFVPIAIARFMVGMSHHIISHLPYLIALEYCGVKKRVIPLLTMMLAYSLASVTIPIISHELSHWHELLFLATFPNLLVVILFPWVPESPSWLLCNNKFQEAGRILQQVAKINGTDVRPVLKDLESQISKARSMEKSRVQEEGEGRDRSTWLVDALLTNFNGVRHFLGYSRLCLHLVISMVISVVGFMCYYGHVENTSNLGGDGFTKYVYGAVVEIPAFSVPFLANKFGRKLVIMGLFSFSGLASALYEVFHQDQPETALALALCGRMCSCGAYYIALQYVSELMPTIVRGTCVASCEIAGGIGLFISPQIVYLGRNMRSLPLLIFAGLSFLGSGAAMFLPETAGHLLPQTLEDGNDFGRDQSFCSFLKPRRSGSKGDAQAHDGPLDQQEEISL; the protein is encoded by the exons ATGACTACAAAGAATCACTTGGCAAGTTTGATCAGAACGACGAAGAGCTCCATTGGAAAAGTGATCTGGTCGGAAGATATTCGATCCTCGAGACATATACCTCAGATACAAGAGACAACCAACCCTAATATGTCTTTTGAGATCTATCTGTCCCAG ATTGGGGACTTTCATCGCTATCAGTTCCTACTGATGGTGTTCATCTTCTATACGACCTTCATGACTGGAATCAATTACTACACGCAAATTTTCCTCTTCTCCGTCCCACCTCATGAATGCAGGAtcccctcttcttcttcttcttctgctccCTCTTCTTTGTTCCTGCCTGCTTCCACCCTCCTGAACTCCTCTCTTCAGTTCCAAGGCAGTCCGTGGCAAAACTTGGCCCAATGCCAATTCCCAACCAATATCAGTCTCTCTCACAGCTTGGAGAATGGAACACCAACGGTCGCTGTGAAAAAGCTCCTTATGGATGGTCTCGGCGATGGCGATCTGAAGTGGAACCATTGCACTCAAGGGTGGAACTATGacacttcaaatattttcatgacCGTGGTAGCTGAG CACGATTGGGTGTGCGAGAATGACAACAAGGCAACCATCATTACTCAAATCTTTTGGGTTGGCAATGTCGTTGGGTGCTTTGTTTGGGGAGCTATGAACGACAT GATGGGGCGGAAACCTACGGTTCTCTTTAGTCACGTGGTCTATTTCCTGGGCGGAATCGGTACTTACTTCGCTCATGGGTTTGTGCCCATTGCGATTGCTCGTTTCATGGTGGGAATGTCTCACCACATCATTTCCCACTTACCCTACTTGATTG CTCTCGAATACTGTGGTGTCAAGAAACGTGTGATCCCACTCCTGACCATGATGCTGGCCTACTCTCTGGCCTCAGTGACCATTCCAATCATCAGCCACGAGTTGTCTCATTGGCATGAGCTCCTCTTCTTGGCCACTTTCCCTAATTTACTGGTTGTGATCCTCTTCCCATGGGTCCCTGAGTCGCCCTCTTGGTTGCTTTGTAACAATAAGTTCCAGGAAGCGGGCAGGATCCTCCAACAAGTGGCCAAGATCAATGGCACGGACGTCCGA CCGGTTCTCAAGGACCTTGAGAGCCAGATCTCAAAGGCCCGAAGCATGGAGAAATCCAGAGTccaagaggagggagaggggCGTGATAGATCGACTTGGCTCGTCGACGCCTTGCTTACAAACTTCAATGGTGTCCGCCATTTTCTCGGCTATTCCCGACTATGCCTTCATCTGGTCATTTCCATGGTTATTAG TGTGGTGGGGTTCATGTGCTATTACGGACACGTGGAAAATACTTCCAATCTGGGCGGCGATGGTTTCACCAAATATGTGTACGGAGCTGTGGTGGAAATCCCTGCGTTTTCCGTCCCATTTCTGGCCAACAAGTTCGGTCGAAAACTCGTGATCATGGGCTTGTTTTCCTTCTCGGGCTTGGCCAGTGCACTTTATGAGGTCTTTCATCAAG ACCAACCCGAAacggccttggccttggccttaTGCGGTCGCATGTGCTCGTGTGGCGCCTACTACATCGCTCTCCAGTATGTGTCCGAACTGATGCCCACCATTGTCCGAGGCACATGCGTGGCTTCCTGCGAGATTGCGGGCGGCATTGGACTTTTCATCTCGCCTCAAATTGTTTACTTG GGACGCAATATGAGGTCGCTTCCGCTCCTGATTTTCGCTGGCTTGAGCTTTCTCGGCTCTGGGGCGGCAATGTTTCTCCCTGAAACGGCCGGGCATTTGCTCCCACAAACTCTCGAGGATGGAAATGACTTTGGCAGAGATCAGAGCTTTTGCAGCTTTCTCAAACCAAG ACGTTCAGGCTCCAAAGGCGATGCACAGGCACATGATGGTCCATTGGATCAGCAAGAAGAAATATCCCTGTAA
- the LOC131890759 gene encoding micronuclear linker histone polyprotein-like, which translates to MNTVQTYLKSRENFNTNPLTKPNRNEDEWETRRKVDTITTKNLEHQTRRQVVLNDGRVIQEDDPNVIVNTIEDHQTHEDSGDEARMHLNDPDWRASSAQPGQNVLGEKYEKNVHTHDIQQRSHTTAAANNIGELTHTDVDKVIKYGRDVKSLARPFQDKENALVIPARQIHHDSQHKRSVDTEEAREVTRMHNGRVLTDRYVTHEVVQDNGDQTPDDGTSTEEEFRDADARGYSHRKEDRYVDYYKVPQGRPISEGKLFRHGVHLTSEDKTSRPIDAWPKRSRHHALQYDEHSDSTTNYSESRPPRPHRPSSRSRGSHSSAERRGRLPSSERSYPASSHSRRPTHHPERGYHTIERSQRVDQRGPFFKKNKPYESRRTESDNLSQRSKSMSRASHDQPLGSDSIRSDLDSDRESRLRRAMSFNSSKSLDRNKRESSSKSLLDSVKSLYSSIKKSGKKKKKSNNKQSRRPESASKDWFDRGSTGSSTPTRPPRRHRLSSQGSSHYREPSRAPEGSQYTDNSSGRHWQTYSASTGTSRHPSPHSTLTKPQPKPRHRGYGGSSVNLSTQTPSSGGTNYNTTTTSSVVTRSHPSDSLSRRGRTAKVERRKTIASYDDLGENRDPPRFEEHRRRDVSSSRFFGQDDEVDDRDRPAPNMRKYLLSGVNLARRQSMTRDPETRPMVKAI; encoded by the coding sequence ATGAATACTGTGCAAACCTATTTGAAGAGCCGCGAAAATTTTAACACGAATCCACTGACCAAACCTAATCGGAACGAAGATGAGTGGGAGACACGACGGAAAGTGGACACGATCACCACCAAGAATCTCGAGCATCAAACCAGGCGACAGGTGGTCCTCAATGACGGAAGGGTGATCCAAGAGGATGACCCCAATGTGATTGTGAATACCATCGAAGACCACCAGACCCACGAGGACTCCGGTGATGAGGCTCGCATGCATTTGAACGACCCCGATTGGCGAGCATCCTCCGCCCAACCAGGACAAAACGTGTTGGGCGAGAAGtacgaaaaaaatgttcacacCCACGACATCCAACAACGATCCCACACCACAGCTGCTGCCAACAACATTGGAGAGCTCACCCACACGGATGTGGACAAGGTGATCAAGTATGGGAGAGATGTGAAAAGCCTGGCGAGGCCCTTCCAAGATAAAGAAAATGCACTTGTGATCCCAGCCAGACAGATTCATCACGATAGCCAACACAAACGCTCCGTTGACACCGAGGAAGCCAGAGAGGTCACCAGGATGCACAATGGCCGCGTCTTAACCGATCGCTACGTGACCCATGAAGTGGTCCAAGACAACGGCGACCAGACACCGGACGACGGAACGTCCACGGAAGAGGAGTTCCGCGATGCCGATGCCAGGGGTTATTCCCATCGAAAAGAAGACAGATATGTGGACTATTACAAAGTGCCTCAAGGCCGACCCATTTCGGAGGGCAAGCTATTTCGCCACGGTGTTCATCTGACCTCTGAGGACAAAACCTCGCGACCCATCGATGCCTGGCCCAAGCGATCTCGACACCATGCTCTTCAATACGATGAACACAGTGACTCGACCACAAACTACTCGGAGAGCCGTCCTCCACGACCTCACCGGCCCTCTTCGCGGAGTCGGGGCAGTCACTCCTCCGCCGAGCGGAGAGGCCGTTTGCCCAGCAGTGAGAGGTCATACCCGGCTTCCTCCCATTCCCGGCGACCCACTCATCATCCGGAGAGAGGATATCACACCATTGAAAGAAGTCAGCGAGTTGACCAAAGAGGCCCATTCTTCAAAAAGAACAAACCCTATGAGAGTCGCCGAACAGAGAGTGACAATTTGTCCCAAAGGTCCAAATCCATGTCCAGAGCCTCTCATGATCAACCGCTGGGATCCGATTCGATACGCTCGGATTTGGACTCCGATCGAGAGAGCCGCTTGAGGCGAGCCATGTCTTTCAACAGCTCCAAGTCCCTGGATCGAAACAAACGTGAGTCGTCCTCGAAGAGTCTTTTGGACTCGGTCAAGTCCCTGTATTCGAGCATCAAGAAGAgtggcaagaagaagaagaagtcaaaCAACAAGCAATCCCGTCGTCCCGAGAGTGCTTCCAAAGATTGGTTCGATCGAGGCAGTACGGGCTCCAGTACCCCCACTCGACCTCCGCGAAGACACCGCTTGTCTTCTCAAGGTAGCTCGCACTATCGAGAACCGTCTCGAGCTCCCGAGGGGAGTCAGTACACGGACAACTCATCCGGAAGACATTGGCAAACCTACTCGGCCAGCACAGGCACCAGTCGTCACCCCAGTCCCCACTCTACCTTGACGAAGCCCCAGCCCAAGCCCCGTCACCGGGGTTATGGCGGGAGTAGTGTGAACCTCTCCACTCAAACTCCGTCGAGTGGTGGGACAAACTATAATACCACGACGACGTCAAGTGTTGTCACTCGAAGCCATCCCAGTGACTCGTTGTCCCGCCGAGGTCGCACGGCCAAAGTGGAACGACGCAAGACCATTGCCTCGTACGATGACTTGGGGGAGAATCGTGATCCACCCCGTTTCGAGGAGCACCGTCGGCGAGACGTCTCTTCCAGTCGGTTCTTTGGGCAGGACGATGAAGTGGACGACCGAGATCGGCCGGCACCCAACATGAGGAAATATCTCTTGAGTGGGGTCAACCTGGCTCGAAGACAGAGCATGACTAGGGATCCAGAGACAAGGCCAATGGTCAAGGCCATTTGA
- the LOC131890579 gene encoding uncharacterized protein LOC131890579: MWSCRRLFSLLLCWAMVSFVVGMTTRQRTKRDTICALGGMETCTLFCKSIGYKDGNCAWGTASKAYECDCSKERRGIRCNLGGPNTCHVSCVLLGFQGGDCSSEFHCQCGGGNNRWGNLIDNVRNRF, encoded by the exons ATGTGGAGCTGTCGACGTTTATTTTCCTTGCTCTTGTGTTGGGCAATGGTATCCTTTGTCGTGG GGATGACAACTCGGCAACGCACCAAGCGGGATACCATTTGTGCCTTGGGAGGAATGGAAACGTGTACCCTCTTCTGTAAGAGCATTGGCTACAAGGACGGAAATTGCGCTTGGGGcaccgcttcaaaagcttatgagTGTGATTGTTCCAAGGAGCGACGAGGAATCCG ATGCAATCTGGGTGGCCCGAACACTTGCCACGTGAGTTGCGTTTTACTGGGGTTCCAAGGGGGTGATTGTTCCTCGGAATTTCATTGCCAATGCGGAGGAGGAAACAATCGGTGgggaaatttgattgataatgtCAGAAATCGCTTCTAA
- the LOC131890576 gene encoding serine-arginine protein 55-like: protein MPSSQRVYLGNLPDSARERDVEKFLKGYGKLREVALKNGYGFVEFDDYRDADDAVHDLDGKDFLGGRIRVEMARERNRGGARGGDRDRFGGGRRSPPRGGRFNDRRGFRKGNPPGRKTEYRVLVENLSSKTSWQDLKDYFRPCGEITYTNAHKPRVGEGIVEFGDRKGMENALDRLDGTDLDGRRLRLSQEKRKDRSRSRSDSRSRSRSRSRSRSRSRSRSRSRTPASRSRSRSRSPNGNARSRSRSRSESRPKDD from the exons ATGCCGAGCAGTCAACGCGTGTATTTGGGCAACTTGCCGGATTCGGCCCGTGAACGCGATGTGGAGAAATTCCTCAAAGGCTATGGCAAACTGCGCGAAGTGGCCCTCAAGAACGGTTACGGCTTCGTCGAGTTCGACGATTACCGCGATGCCGACGATGCCGTCCACGATCTCGACGGCAAGGACTTCCTAGGCGGCAG AATCCGTGTGGAAATGGCTCGTGAGCGTAATCGTGGGGGTGCCCGTGGCGGCGACCGCGATCGCTTTGGCGGCGGTCGTCGCAGCCCCCCTCGGGGTGGACGCTTCAACGATCGTCGTGGATTTCGTAAAGGCAACCCGCCTGGTCGGAAAACGGAGTACCGCGTTTTGGTCGAGAATCTCTCGTCCAAGACGTCCTGGCAG GACTTGAAGGATTATTTCCGTCCCTGTGGCGAGATCACCTACACCAACGCCCACAAGCCGAGAGTTGGAGAAGG TATTGTCGAATTTGGGGATCGCAAGGGCATGGAAAACGCCTTGGATCGTTTGGATGGAACCGATTTGGATGGAAGACGCCTTCGTCTGAGCCAAGAGAAGCGGAAGGATCGTTCTCGTTCCAGATCCGACTCTCGATCTAGGAGCCGCAGCCGTTCCCGATCTCGCTCCCGGTCCAG GTCTCGCTCTCGCTCCCGTACCCCGGCTTCAAGGAGTCGCTCTCGATCCCGGAGCCCAAATGGTAACGCTCGATCACGATCTAGAAGCCGCTCTGAGAGCCGACCCAAGGATGATTAA